The following coding sequences lie in one Oncorhynchus kisutch isolate 150728-3 linkage group LG17, Okis_V2, whole genome shotgun sequence genomic window:
- the LOC109875614 gene encoding dysbindin isoform X1 yields MSSSPGSMDGSQRNSSDKVPPQVNEAEPAQVKLKDADPPQVKPKEVESSQFKLKEVEPALVNLKERQKFFEEAFQQDMDQYQSTGYLQISERRGPIGSFSSMEVNVDMLEQMDLTDMSDHESLDVFLHSGGEDNSVASPMLGPDVESLTTEITLQVPTQAELRHTLSSLSSTDRQDTKAREDEGGREDHIHCTAGVQSYETEVPPNTGLAGRPLLQPPRNQPLKH; encoded by the exons CGGATAAGGTGCCACCCCAGGTGAACGAGGCGGAGCCTGCCCAGGTTAAGTTAAAGGATGCGGATCCTCCCCAGGTGAAGCCAAAGGAGGTGGAGTCTAGCCAGTTTAAGCTGAAGGAGGTGGAGCCTGCCCTGGTGAATCTGAAGGAGAGGCAGAAGTTCTTTGAAGAGGCATTCCAGCAAGACATGGACCAGTACCAGTCCACCGGCTACCTGCAGATCagtgagaggagag GGCCAATAGGCAGCTTTTCATCCATGGAGGTGAACGTAGACATGCTGGAGCAGATGGACCTGACGGACATGTCCGACCATGAGAGCCTTGACGTCTTCCTCCACTCTGGGGGAGAGGACAACAGCGTTGCCTCGCCCATGCTGG GTCCAGACGTGGAGTCGTTAACCACAGAGATCACACTGCAGGTTCCCACCCAGGCTGAGCTAAGACAcacgctctcctccctctcatccactgaCAGGCAGGACACCAAGGCCAGGGAGGATGAAGGGGGTAGGGAGGACCACATCCACTGTACTGCCGGGGTGCAATCATACGAAACAGAGGTTCCCCCCAACACAGGCCTAGCAGGGAGGCCACTGCTCCAGCCACCCAGAAACCAGCCACTTAAACACTGA
- the LOC109875614 gene encoding dysbindin isoform X2 has product MSSSPGSMDGSQRNSSDKVPPQVNEAEPAQVKLKDADPPQVKPKEVESSQFKLKEVEPALVNLKERQKFFEEAFQQDMDQYQSTGYLQISERRGSFSSMEVNVDMLEQMDLTDMSDHESLDVFLHSGGEDNSVASPMLGPDVESLTTEITLQVPTQAELRHTLSSLSSTDRQDTKAREDEGGREDHIHCTAGVQSYETEVPPNTGLAGRPLLQPPRNQPLKH; this is encoded by the exons CGGATAAGGTGCCACCCCAGGTGAACGAGGCGGAGCCTGCCCAGGTTAAGTTAAAGGATGCGGATCCTCCCCAGGTGAAGCCAAAGGAGGTGGAGTCTAGCCAGTTTAAGCTGAAGGAGGTGGAGCCTGCCCTGGTGAATCTGAAGGAGAGGCAGAAGTTCTTTGAAGAGGCATTCCAGCAAGACATGGACCAGTACCAGTCCACCGGCTACCTGCAGATCagtgagaggagag GCAGCTTTTCATCCATGGAGGTGAACGTAGACATGCTGGAGCAGATGGACCTGACGGACATGTCCGACCATGAGAGCCTTGACGTCTTCCTCCACTCTGGGGGAGAGGACAACAGCGTTGCCTCGCCCATGCTGG GTCCAGACGTGGAGTCGTTAACCACAGAGATCACACTGCAGGTTCCCACCCAGGCTGAGCTAAGACAcacgctctcctccctctcatccactgaCAGGCAGGACACCAAGGCCAGGGAGGATGAAGGGGGTAGGGAGGACCACATCCACTGTACTGCCGGGGTGCAATCATACGAAACAGAGGTTCCCCCCAACACAGGCCTAGCAGGGAGGCCACTGCTCCAGCCACCCAGAAACCAGCCACTTAAACACTGA
- the LOC109875614 gene encoding dysbindin isoform X3, with the protein MSSSPGSMDGSQRNSSDKVPPQVNEAEPAQVKLKDADPPQVKPKEVESSQFKLKEVEPALVNLKERQKFFEEAFQQDMDQYQSTGYLQISERRGPIGSFSSMEVNVDMLEQMDLTDMSDHESLDVFLHSGGEDNSVASPMLGRTPRPGRMKGVGRTTSTVLPGCNHTKQRFPPTQA; encoded by the exons CGGATAAGGTGCCACCCCAGGTGAACGAGGCGGAGCCTGCCCAGGTTAAGTTAAAGGATGCGGATCCTCCCCAGGTGAAGCCAAAGGAGGTGGAGTCTAGCCAGTTTAAGCTGAAGGAGGTGGAGCCTGCCCTGGTGAATCTGAAGGAGAGGCAGAAGTTCTTTGAAGAGGCATTCCAGCAAGACATGGACCAGTACCAGTCCACCGGCTACCTGCAGATCagtgagaggagag GGCCAATAGGCAGCTTTTCATCCATGGAGGTGAACGTAGACATGCTGGAGCAGATGGACCTGACGGACATGTCCGACCATGAGAGCCTTGACGTCTTCCTCCACTCTGGGGGAGAGGACAACAGCGTTGCCTCGCCCATGCTGG GCAGGACACCAAGGCCAGGGAGGATGAAGGGGGTAGGGAGGACCACATCCACTGTACTGCCGGGGTGCAATCATACGAAACAGAGGTTCCCCCCAACACAGGCCTAG